The Lysobacter capsici genome has a segment encoding these proteins:
- the pyrH gene encoding UMP kinase, translating into MSQLVYRRVLLKLSGEALMGDEDYGIDPKVIGRLAREVIEVQQAGAEIALVIGGGNIFRGAGLAAGGMDRVTGDQMGMLATVINALAMQDSLEKLGAKVRVMSAIKINDVCEDYIRRRAIRHLEKGRLAIFAAGVGSPFFTTDSGAALRAIEIGADLLLKATKVDGVYDKDPKKHSDAVRFDKLSYDEVITRDLQVMDTAAFALCRDSELPLRIFDMGQPGVLLKILRGENIGTLVQGRG; encoded by the coding sequence ATGTCCCAGCTCGTGTATCGCCGTGTCCTGTTGAAACTCTCCGGCGAAGCATTGATGGGCGATGAGGACTACGGCATCGACCCCAAGGTGATCGGCCGGCTCGCGCGCGAAGTCATCGAAGTGCAGCAGGCCGGCGCCGAAATCGCGCTGGTGATCGGCGGCGGCAACATCTTCCGCGGCGCGGGCTTGGCGGCCGGCGGCATGGACCGGGTCACCGGCGACCAGATGGGCATGCTGGCCACCGTGATCAACGCGCTGGCGATGCAGGATTCGCTGGAAAAGCTCGGCGCCAAGGTGCGGGTGATGAGCGCGATCAAGATCAACGACGTGTGCGAGGACTACATCCGCCGCCGCGCCATCCGTCATCTGGAAAAAGGCCGTCTGGCGATCTTCGCCGCCGGCGTCGGCAGCCCGTTCTTCACCACCGACTCGGGCGCCGCGCTGCGCGCGATCGAGATCGGCGCGGACCTGCTGCTCAAGGCGACCAAGGTCGACGGCGTGTACGACAAGGACCCGAAGAAGCACAGCGACGCGGTGCGCTTCGACAAGCTCAGCTACGACGAGGTGATCACCCGCGACCTGCAGGTCATGGACACCGCCGCGTTCGCGCTGTGCCGCGACAGCGAACTGCCGCTGCGCATCTTCGACATGGGCCAGCCGGGCGTGCTGCTGAAGATCCTGCGCGGCGAGAACATCGGCACGCTAGTGCAGGGCCGCGGCTGA
- a CDS encoding SH3 domain-containing protein produces MKTAMRLCLGGAWVLLAASAAAGPPSSTPVGDIGAGSPCESIGEVRGLKLGGDGFLAVRAGPGSEHALLDKLGNGRRVYLCRGEGRWVSVLYPDPGSKDARCLAESADIGKYRGPCKSGWVHWNWIGIIAG; encoded by the coding sequence ATGAAGACAGCGATGCGCTTGTGCCTCGGCGGCGCGTGGGTGTTGCTGGCGGCTTCGGCCGCCGCCGGACCGCCGTCCTCGACGCCGGTCGGCGACATCGGGGCGGGAAGCCCTTGCGAATCGATCGGCGAAGTTCGCGGGCTCAAGCTGGGCGGCGACGGTTTTCTCGCCGTGCGCGCCGGGCCCGGTAGCGAGCATGCGCTGCTCGACAAGCTCGGCAACGGCCGCCGGGTTTACCTGTGCCGCGGCGAGGGACGATGGGTGTCGGTGTTGTATCCCGACCCGGGTTCGAAGGACGCGCGCTGCCTCGCGGAGTCGGCCGATATCGGCAAGTATCGCGGCCCGTGCAAATCCGGCTGGGTTCATTGGAACTGGATCGGGATCATCGCCGGCTGA
- a CDS encoding AIM24 family protein codes for MSIKNLNEFVEASKQKDLSQEAFELESSHLLEVKLNGRVWAKSGSMVAYRGGVKFVRQGMLEQGLGNLLKKAISGEGTQLMKMEGQGRVYIADAGKKITLLRLAGESIFVNGNDVLAYEDGVQSDIKMMRKVSGMMSGGLFNIKLSGSGVVAITSHYEPLTLAVTPDQPVFTDPNATVAWSGGLSPDIVTDISLGTLFGRGSGESIQLKFSGTGWVVVQPYEEVYFQQTS; via the coding sequence GTGTCGATCAAGAACCTCAACGAATTCGTCGAAGCGTCCAAGCAGAAGGATCTGAGCCAGGAAGCCTTCGAACTGGAAAGCTCGCACCTGCTGGAAGTCAAGCTCAACGGCCGCGTCTGGGCCAAGTCCGGCTCGATGGTCGCCTACCGCGGCGGCGTCAAGTTCGTCCGCCAGGGCATGCTCGAACAGGGCCTGGGCAACCTGCTGAAGAAGGCGATCAGCGGCGAAGGCACCCAGCTGATGAAGATGGAAGGCCAGGGCCGGGTCTACATCGCCGATGCCGGCAAGAAGATCACCCTGCTGCGCCTGGCCGGCGAGTCGATCTTCGTCAACGGCAACGACGTGCTCGCCTATGAAGACGGCGTGCAATCGGACATCAAGATGATGCGCAAGGTCTCGGGCATGATGTCCGGCGGCCTGTTCAACATCAAACTCAGCGGCAGCGGCGTGGTCGCGATCACCTCGCACTACGAGCCGCTGACCCTGGCGGTGACCCCGGACCAGCCGGTGTTCACCGACCCGAACGCGACCGTCGCCTGGTCCGGCGGCCTGAGCCCGGACATCGTCACCGATATCTCGCTGGGCACGCTGTTCGGCCGCGGCTCGGGCGAGAGCATCCAGCTCAAGTTCTCCGGCACCGGCTGGGTGGTGGTGCAGCCGTACGAAGAAGTGTATTTCCAGCAGACCAGCTGA
- a CDS encoding integron encodes MSKRMWTGSMLAVALLAPVAQARAPAAVPVRVGGDEVLDACGSLAQVTGLRADGDGFLAVRAGPGAAYAMLDKLGNGREVYLCDSADGDRWLAIVYPTAPGMKCEVGAPIARKQVYRGPCKAGWVRSAWVVVMAG; translated from the coding sequence ATGAGTAAACGCATGTGGACGGGATCGATGCTGGCCGTGGCGCTGCTTGCGCCGGTCGCGCAGGCGAGGGCGCCCGCGGCGGTGCCGGTGCGGGTCGGAGGCGACGAGGTGCTGGATGCCTGCGGTTCGCTCGCGCAGGTCACCGGTCTGAGGGCCGACGGCGACGGGTTTCTCGCGGTGCGCGCCGGGCCGGGCGCTGCGTACGCGATGCTCGACAAGCTCGGCAACGGCCGCGAGGTGTATCTGTGCGATAGCGCAGACGGCGATCGGTGGCTTGCGATCGTCTATCCCACCGCGCCCGGGATGAAGTGCGAGGTCGGCGCGCCGATCGCCCGCAAGCAGGTGTATCGGGGGCCTTGCAAGGCGGGGTGGGTCAGGTCGGCTTGGGTTGTGGTGATGGCGGGTTGA
- the rpsB gene encoding 30S ribosomal protein S2 yields the protein MPQITMRQMLEAGVHFGHQTRYWNPKMGPYIFGARGKIHIINLEKTVPLFNDAMNFISAIAQKRGTILFLGTKRSARESIREEAERCGMPFMTQRWLGGTLTNFRTVKQSVSRLKELEAGETDGTFQKMVKHEVLGLRRERDKLEASLGGIKEMNRLPDALFVIDIGHEDIAIKEAKKLGIPVIAVVDTNYDPELVDYAIPGNDDAIRAVQLYARAAADAVLEGKAAAPQVGNVREEDFAEAEGEAGKDDRKGAPRGRAPAKKGPAPAAAKKADGEAPAPAAE from the coding sequence ATGCCCCAGATCACCATGCGCCAGATGCTGGAAGCCGGCGTCCATTTCGGCCACCAGACGCGCTACTGGAATCCCAAGATGGGTCCGTACATCTTCGGCGCCCGCGGCAAGATCCACATCATCAACCTCGAGAAGACCGTTCCGCTGTTCAACGACGCGATGAACTTCATCTCGGCGATCGCGCAGAAGCGCGGCACCATCCTGTTCCTGGGCACCAAGCGTTCGGCGCGCGAGTCGATCCGCGAAGAAGCCGAGCGTTGCGGCATGCCGTTCATGACCCAGCGCTGGCTCGGCGGCACCCTGACCAACTTCCGCACCGTCAAGCAGTCGGTCTCGCGCCTGAAGGAACTGGAAGCCGGCGAAACCGACGGCACCTTCCAGAAGATGGTCAAGCACGAAGTGCTGGGCCTGCGCCGCGAGCGCGACAAGCTGGAAGCCTCGCTGGGCGGCATCAAGGAAATGAACCGTCTGCCCGACGCGCTGTTCGTGATCGACATCGGTCATGAAGACATCGCGATCAAGGAAGCCAAGAAGCTCGGCATCCCGGTGATCGCGGTGGTCGACACCAACTACGATCCGGAACTGGTCGACTACGCCATCCCGGGCAACGACGACGCCATCCGCGCGGTGCAGCTGTACGCCCGCGCCGCCGCCGACGCCGTGCTCGAAGGCAAGGCCGCCGCTCCGCAGGTCGGCAACGTGCGCGAAGAAGATTTCGCCGAAGCCGAAGGCGAAGCCGGCAAGGACGACCGCAAGGGCGCCCCGCGCGGCCGCGCTCCGGCCAAGAAGGGCCCGGCTCCGGCCGCCGCCAAGAAGGCCGACGGCGAAGCTCCGGCTCCGGCCGCCGAGTAA
- the tsf gene encoding translation elongation factor Ts yields the protein MADISASLVKELRERTGAGMMECKKALVENNGDIDAAAEWLRKSGLAKADKKAGRVAAEGRIAVAQDGGKAVLVEINSETDFVAKDANFLTFTETVAQAALSSGAADAEALKAVKLASGETVEETRAAVIAKVGENLQVRRLIQIDSANNVAAYVHGGRIGVLIELKGGDADLARGLAMHVAAMNPPHIKASDVPADFVAKEKEIELAKMSDKDKSKPADILEKIIGGKIAKIVNEVTLYGQPYVLNTDQTVEQVLKAAGADVVSMQRIAVGEGIEKQVDDFAAEVMKQAGLA from the coding sequence ATGGCTGATATTTCCGCTTCCCTGGTCAAGGAACTCCGCGAGCGCACCGGCGCCGGCATGATGGAGTGCAAGAAGGCGCTGGTCGAAAACAACGGCGACATCGACGCCGCGGCCGAATGGCTGCGCAAGTCGGGCCTGGCCAAGGCCGACAAGAAGGCCGGCCGCGTGGCCGCCGAAGGCCGCATCGCGGTCGCCCAGGACGGCGGCAAGGCCGTGCTGGTCGAGATCAACTCCGAGACCGACTTCGTCGCCAAGGACGCGAACTTCCTGACCTTCACCGAGACCGTGGCGCAAGCCGCGCTGTCCTCGGGCGCGGCCGATGCCGAGGCGCTCAAGGCGGTCAAGCTGGCCTCCGGCGAGACCGTCGAAGAAACCCGCGCCGCGGTCATCGCCAAGGTCGGCGAGAACCTGCAGGTGCGTCGCCTGATCCAGATCGACAGCGCCAACAACGTCGCCGCGTATGTGCACGGCGGCCGCATCGGCGTGCTGATCGAGCTCAAGGGCGGCGATGCCGACCTGGCGCGCGGCCTGGCGATGCATGTCGCGGCGATGAACCCGCCGCACATCAAGGCCAGCGACGTGCCAGCCGACTTCGTGGCGAAGGAAAAGGAAATCGAACTGGCGAAGATGTCCGACAAGGACAAGTCCAAGCCGGCCGACATCCTGGAGAAGATCATCGGCGGCAAGATCGCCAAGATCGTCAACGAAGTCACCCTGTACGGCCAGCCGTACGTGCTGAACACCGATCAGACCGTCGAGCAGGTGCTCAAGGCCGCCGGCGCCGACGTGGTCAGCATGCAGCGCATCGCGGTCGGCGAAGGCATCGAGAAGCAGGTCGACGACTTCGCCGCCGAAGTCATGAAGCAGGCGGGTCTGGCGTAA